Part of the Ictalurus furcatus strain D&B chromosome 10, Billie_1.0, whole genome shotgun sequence genome, CTCTAGCTGGAATTTAAACCTGTCCATATCGGTGTGTTCGAACGGCAGCTTTAAAGGAACCTGTACGCATTCATCTCCTCACTTCATGACCCTCCATTCGAACAAATCACAcgtgaaagagaaaagaaacgtGTTCATTCCGGATTGTGccgtttttattaacatttttattaatttttttaaaaaattaaacattatattCCTTATGGCAGgatgaaaagaatcaaatgatGACCACCAATGTTTGGGTGAAACAGGTATGTTTTGATCAATTGGAGCATATAATTGAAAATTAATgagatttttaattgaaactGGGCTCCCGTTACCTCACTCTCAGCTATCCTGTCATGCCTGCTGATTCAGAACATTGATGAGAGTGTATGTGCCCTGACAGGAATGGAGCGATTACAAGCTGCGCTGGAACCCTGAGGAGTTTGAGAATGTCACCTCCATCAGAATCCCCTCCGAGCTCATCTGGAGGCCTGATATTGTGCTCTACAACAAGTGGGTGCTTCAGTGGACTTGTGCCAAATCCTGACATTTACAATACTCTTACTACATCAGCACATCAGTACATGATATTACATATACTCAtattattgaatattattattattattattattgaattttggggcgcacggtggcttagttgttagcatattcgcctcacaccttcagggtcgggggttcgattcccaccgtggccctgtgtgtgtggagtttgcatgttctccccgtgctgcgggggtttcctccaggtactccggtttcctcccccagtccaaagacatgcacggtaggctgattggtgtgtctaaagtgtccgtagtgtatgaatgcgtatgtgtatgtgattggcactccatccagggtgtaccccgccttgtgccccatgctccctgggataggctccaggttccccgtgaccctgaaggaaggacaagcggtatagaagacggatggatggatgcatgaatggattattgaattttttcgccatatatacatatatctggAACATTCCTGAAATATAAACATGCTCCTCCACATTTCACCATTGTCGTTCTCCAGAATGGAAGCTGGAGGAATTTTGCTAACGTTCTTAAGTTACTCAGTAGTTAGACAGAACTGAGATACAAGCGAGAACGTAAAGTAGATACTGAAAACCATAAACTCAATGAGGTGCTGCAAAAACAAGCATTAAAACTCCATATGGTCCCTGTTTCAAAGTCAGGAAGTACCTAGGGAACAGCACAATTCCGACTTGCTGATTTCCCTATATCCGAATTAAACTGGTTATAGTCTGGCGGCGTCAGGTGCAAAACCTGTTCAGACTTTGGCGCTGGTACAAGATGAACAAAATGTCGTGAGTGTCGCTTAGAAATTGAGTTCATTTCCCACGAAGGTAATTCCACGCTGACCCGATGACGACCCATTAATGAAATGTACTTACTTACACAATTAAATATAAGATTATAAGATGAATCCAAAGTTATAGAAAACGTATTAGATAGAGGaagatgtctgtgtgtatgccggacaaaatgaataaatctggaactgtaaaaaagaaaggaaaaaaaaagaacaaagaagaTATCGTAGCAGGTGAAAATCTCTTCTATGGTCAAATCGATCTAGTTTTTCTTATTATACGATTATAAACCAAATATAGGATTATTAAagcgattttttatttttttcattttgtacatATTTCAAGTTTTTATAGGCTCGTTCTGTGTATTTAACCCTTCATCTCCAGAACGAAGCAAAAATGATCTGCTAATAGAATCAGAAAACGGGGGGCTTGAAACGAGCCAAATCATCTAAAAACCGAATAAAGTCTaaataatcttataataataatctcataatactaaatatttgataaaaaatatgaacattcaagatattttcacttgctaagagtGGACAAATGAATGTTCGGTGACTGCTAAATCCTGCTCAGTGTGGTAGTAGAACCCGgtaacactgggtgcaaggtggGTTCATTCACCATGGATGCGAgtccagtccattgcagggcaccaagtacacacacacacacacacacacacacacacagagtgtagaAAATACCTTTGCATCTTGTAAATTTTTTGAAAAGGGTGTAGGTATTTTGGAAAATTGTTCTTCTTGGAATCCTCTCTGATTTGGAAGCACTATGGTAGTTTTCTACATAGATCCTCTAAAGAAGCTCTAAGAGGAGTTAAGGTTCCAGAAAtcactttttccccccccgTAGAATGTACGCATCGAAACAATTTCGTAGCTTCTAACCCGAAACGATTGTTTATGCTTTTATCTATTTGCTAGCGCCGATGGAGATTTCGCCGTGACTCACCTGACCAAAGCCCAGGTGTTCCACGACGGCCGAGTCAAATGGAAGCCTCCTGCCATATACAAGAGCTCCTGCAATATTGACGTCACGTTCTTCCCTTTCGATCAGCAGAACTGTAAGATGAAGTTTGGGTCATGGACGTACGACCGAGCTAAGATCGACTTGGTCAGCATGGACAGCAACGTGGACCAAATGGACTACTGGGAGAGTGGTGAGTGGGTCATCATCGACGCTGTAGGAAAGTACAACAGCAAGAAATACGAGTGCTGCACAGAAATCTACCCAGACATCACGTACTACTTCATCATCCGCCGGCTCCCTCTGTTCTACACCATCAACCTCATCATCCCATGCCTGCTGATCTCGTGCTTGACCGTGCTTGTGTTCTACCTACCCTCGGAGTGTGCTGAGAAGATCACGCTGTGCATATCCGTGctcctctcactcactgtctttCTCCTGCTCATCACAGAAATCATCCCTTCCACCTCGCTGGTCATCCCACTCATCGGTGAGTACCTGCTCTTCACCATGATCTTTGTCACGCTTTCCATCATCATCACGGTGTTCGTGCTGAACGTGCACCACCGCTCATCGCGCACACATCGAATGCCTCATTGGGTCCGCCAGCTCTTTCTCCACCTGGTACCGCGGTACCTTTTCATGAAACGCCCGCCCGCTGCTGGAAAGAGGAACTGCCGCAAGCTCATTGAAATGATGCACAGACCAATGGCACTGCAGTCCATCCAGCAGAGTAACCCCACCTTCACCATGCCCCTTGATCCGGGCATGGTCTCTGCTGCCTCATCATGTGCAATACAGCGAGAAGCAGCATCCAAATCTCCTCTTTTCTGCAGCTCCCCCAGCAGCCAGTACTCCATCCTTCAAGAGGAGCCCACACAGAGGAACCTCACTCCTGGACTCACACGCGCTCAAGTGAACCCTTCGTCTGCCTCAAGCCCTTCCTCGTCTCCAGATGCACCCCTCGGGCCTCTGCTTCAAACGTTAGCTCTCAGTGAGGTTTGTGAATTTCAGTGCCACAGCGCCGAGAGTGTATTTGTGGATAGCGCAGAGGGCACGCGCGAGACAGAAACTCTCTGGCACTGTCATAAGCATGAGGAGACGAGTATACAGACATTCTTCACTGCAGATAGAGGTGAGAGTACAGGTGCGTGTGTAAGACACAAGGTCCGGAGCACTCAGATCTCAAGCCCCAACTGCAGTAAAGAACCAGAGTTGGATGAAAGCGACTTTCCAGTGTCGCAGTCGCTCCTGCGCGCCCTCGAGGGAGTCCAGTACATCGCCGACCATCTCAGAGCTGAGGATTCAGACTTTTCGGTAGGTTTCAGCGCTCTAACTTCACCTCCTGAATACAGAAGCAGCACCAAAAGCATGTCAAACTGAGTGTACCATTTGCCAGGTAGTACCTTCTTCTTCACTTAGGAAAATCAGTTCTGCTACATCACCATTTTTACCATTTCATTTTGCATGTTTAGCTTGGTACACCAGGCAATGGTGAGACATAAGAGTCACATACCAACCAGGTTTTAGATTCTTTGGGCCACTCTTGAGCAGGATTCGTCATAGAAATAAAAAGTCCGAGGTATAACACTACCCTCGTACACCGAAATCAGCCATCCGTTAAAAATGAGAAGACTTGGAGATATGGTGTGAGATATAAACGtgatcattttctttcttccttccagGTAAGAGAAGACTGGAAGTACGTTGCCATGGTGATTGATAGAATATTTCTCTGGATGTTTGTGCTGGTGTGCATTTTGGGTACAGCAGGACTGTTTCTACCGCCTTGGTTGGCTGGAATGATCTAGAATCCGACATGGAGCTCAGCATCGGACAAGAAACCCGCCAGCGTCCTCATCCAGATCCACCGTGTTTGACTGTACACCTGCAGTATCACTATATCACATTTGAGAACGTCCGGAGTGGCTAATGTAACCACGAAGCATTTTTTCAAGGTCAGCTTGATATGCTTTCAAGGCATAAAACGCTTTATTCCCGTCCTTTCAACAACAGCCACTTTCTgtcgctaaaaaaaaaaaaaatcttctgaaATGTTCCTTCGGCCGTGTATCATCCCGATTAAATCCGTGCTTTAAATCGGTGCCAATTCTAACCACATGCCTTCATGCCATTTGTTATATATTAAAGCTTCTGCTACAAAACTGTACTTAATCCATAGGGGAGTACAATTTAAGTTTAACGTATTGACAGTACATAGGCAACTtcgtatttacatttattgaagATTAATACAGATATTCCTGTGCCATATTTGTACTGTTACTGTGGggctttccccccccccaagggaaatgtaaataaatgattcaataGACTGAATTCACTGGGCAGCCATGATAccctagagcagtggttttcaaagtgggggacGCAGCCCCCtagggggccgccagggggcgcccgggggaccgcaacaatttggtgtgaaaaataaattctcactctcacacaaccacacacacacacacaatcaattcctaatgtactgtaaagatgtaagatgtaattattaataataaaaaagggggatataatcagaagtctgtatttttaatgtgtttttaagacatcttgcaaaaggggggcctcggtcaaatgttaatgacatttgggggggggggggggcttgccctggaaaagtttgggaaccccctGCCCTAGAGCTCTATTTGTCATCTCTGTCTAAACAAATTGTCAGAAGTAGCCTCGTGCTCTATCTAGTGGTGATTACACCACCAGAATTTgtccacatacacaaacaatgGCGGGATGTACAGATGAGCTCGTGTGTCGCAGTCCATTCTGTCAGCTTGACTTGGAAAGCTGTAGCTGGATCCTTAATAGcgaagttttatatatattaaatatatatttcaagaAGATGGTTACATTTTCAATCAAAAACAACAAAGGCTTGAATTTCTTGAACGTCAGCAGGAATGTCTTTCCGTGAGAACTCTCCAATACTTACTCAAATATATAAACTGAGATGGTCTGCGGCCAAAGCAAGGGACTTGTAGCTACGTCCTGCACGTAAGGAGCGGACCAAGACCAGTACTCAAGTGTCTCCAACATTGTTAAACATCATGCCAAGTTGAGAAGCAGGGATGGTGTTAATAAAATATAGGTATTAAAACCTACATTACCATATCTTAGCTTTAAAACTCCCAGAAACTCTGGAGTTGACTATAATACTGCGTATTTATTCATCTGGTAGATCCTGTATCGTTCCTCTAAGAAGGCAGATATTTCCTTCCAAGATTGATCATAGTGCCCAGTCTAGATCTGCACGCCAGCAGAGGAGGATTCTGGACCACTTTACCCAAAATAGAGAATATATTTATCCTCCGTATTTGCTAAGATTGTGTGTTGGGGTTAATCCTGCTGTGGCTAATTAACATGCTAATCAAATAGCAGGATGAGTAAACAGAGGGGAGTGAACGGGACACAGgttcaaaaatgtttattaaaaacatgGTCAGTGATTTCACCTAGCGTCTTTCCTCGTACTGATTTCACGAGTGGTGAAAAGGATACACGGACGATATGGAAATACTCTCAAAATAAAAGTGCGACGTAAGGACactatgttttttctttttaaagtaaagAAGAAATTAAACGAACGGTCATTTCGATAgttttgtaaaatgttacaaGAGGTTGTTCTGTTAAATTTCCAAATGAAGCACTGTTTTCGACTTAAACACGAGCTCTAATCACAtcggtataaaaaaaaaaaggagatagGAATGTGTCAAAACTCGGTCATTTTCTTATGCGTATCTGCTTTCTTCTGAGCTCTCTGGATAGACTGCTCCTGAGCCTTCAGCTGCTGCAGGAGCTTACGAGATGCCGAGAGCTTCTCTTCCACATGACTAATAACTGCAGCATCCCTAGGCgaaaaaaagggagagaaagaacagagagaagaagaagaagaaaaaaaaaaaaaacacttcatgagaggaaaaacaaaataagagggaggGGGGTTGGGAGCGCAGGGATTGACAGCTCTGCTTACCTTCCATTTCTCCTGCTCAGAGAGTCAGTGAGCCGCTGGATTTCTCTCTCCACCTGGCTCATCCTCTCGGAGGTCTGGAAGAGTTGAACGTTAAGTGAGCGCTTGGTGCTCTTTCCAGCCTGGTACACCTCCACACCGCTGACGGAACAGGAAGGAGCCGAAGCGGACCGAGTGGAGTCGTCTCCCAGTTTAGAGTTCAGAAAGTCAAACACGTCACGCCGGGTCGACGTGGAAGCCCGCTtcctcttccttttccttttgcTCAAGGCGGGACTGTTTTTGGCGACGGCCGCCCGAGTCTTGCGCTGCGTAAACTCGGCGCACTGGTCCAGCGAGCGGCCTTTCGGGAGCACCACGGCCTGCACGGGCTCCACGCGGCCCGAAAGCGTTTTCCCCAAACCTGCACAAACGCCGGAATGTCAGCTCGACAAACACTGACGCTGAGAAAATCAAGAGTCAGACCTCATAAGACCTCAGACCTAAATAAAATCCTGCCATGACTAGGACTGGAATGATCATGATCGCATAACAGTTAGTcccggtccactaatttgattggtcgagcgGCGTTCCGAGAGTGCTCATATTTCCTGTAACCGCACTGTGAGGTTTCACTGCGTGTATCACTCCGCCAGTCTGTGTTCTCCACGTAAAACTCCACTTCACAGTTCGAAAACCTTTAATACAGCAGGATTAGCGGCGTCTTCAGCGAACGTGTTAAACGATACTTTTCCGGTAGTATAACTTCcgttttaaaatatgaaaagttCGTCAGAtcaaaaggaaaaggaagaagggatgcCAAATGCACCGGAATCCCCTTTAACGACAACGCACAAATCAACCTGCGCTATAAAGTGAGCGCGGCTTCTTCGGGATCTATTTACGCTAacggagcaaaaaaaaaaaaaaaaacacaacctttCGTGGCCGTATTGTGTCCGAAACGTCACTTTACTCCGTATTAATTTCTTGTTCGTAGAAGCGATATCACAATATCTTGCTAGTGTGATATTGCTTCATTAGTGCTTAATGCAATAGCACTTCTCGGTATATCGTGACCTCAGAGAGgattaaaagcattaaatgttaaacaaactgCTGGGAAATTTGCTGAAGCAAACTAGTTAAAGAAAAactccagggtttttttttttcaaaccttTTATCCATCTACTGCGTCTGTACCGCATGTGAGATTACACTAGACGAGAATTCAACACATTTCCCTGAACCAATGGGGGGGGAATGTGTGTTTCACATAAATATTTACTCACTACCCTTTCATCTGCCCTTAgtcttgcttcaataaatatttcCAGGAACATTTAAGTCGATAAATATCCGTTATCCCTTAGTCTTTCCAATACAAGTGAGTATTTGAGTAACTTCTCTCAGGAGAGGGGAAAAATCATGTCTGGAAATTGAACCCCGTGTGCTTCAGGTCCGGCGGAGGCTGGGGTATCCCCTTTAAAGCATTCCGATTAGCTTTCACTCGCTTCCCCTGAATTACAAGCCTATTTCAAACGAGTGTATAGCAGAACATGAATTGTAAAACTATTCCAGTACAGTGTACATCAGCGACACGGTAGACAGAACAACATTACATAACCACCTGATGTAACCTCCTACGCCATACTGTCAAACGTTAACGCTAATAAGATGCATCATTTAGGTTCCGATGCCACACAGTACCTTTTCCTAACTCGTAGCCCATCTTCAGCATGAGCTTGGACCCGATTCCACGCGTGTGAGCCTCCCAGCCGCAGAACTCCCCGCTGTTCGCCGTGACCGTTCCTTCCTCTTTACCGGAACCGAAAACTGTAGAGAGAGTAAAAACCAGCTGCGTTTTCATCCACGTTAAATCGCGAGCCGCTACAAGGCAAAAGGTGCGCTAAAGGGATGAACCTTAACGCGATCTGAGGGATTAAGGCGCGGATTCGATGAGGGGGGGGAAAACTTTTGAACGTCAAACCTTTGGCGTAGCCTCCGTCACACTGTTCGAGATCGTCCTCCGAATccgaagaggaagaggagatcTCGTCCTGCCGCAAAGGAGGAATGAGGCAATCGGCCTCCAGGACAGCTTCCTTCAGCAGCGACGAGTCGAATTTCACGGTGTAGAAGCCTCCGTCGATTTCTGGGAACAGGAAAAGGCCATCAGACACAGCTTGAGAAATAGAACGTGTTTAGGATTCTGGTCTCACTTAAATTTAAATGAGTACGAATTAGAATCTGCCTATAATCATGATGTACGTATTCTTTAGAGGAATCTTAGAGATGACTCGTGACCGAGGCCACATTCCACTTATTAGAGAGACTAACAAGCATTAAGTCATTTTCCATATGAAATCCTAAAAGAAATAACAAAGTATAACAGATATTTTCATCATGCATCATTAACACGACTCCTGCTAGACGCATGTTTACTGCGAATTACCTTTGGGACAGTTTTGAACAGACTACACAAGAATACTTTcacaaaggaaaaacaaaaacagatcacTGCTGTCAAACTCCGGAACGAAACGAGCgcttaatattttatttctcatgttATTCAGTGTTCTGCAATACTTTATTGCGCATCCTAGGCTCTCAGAAGTCGAGGTGAAGAGCTAAGACATCATACTCGTCTAAATACTACCACGAAAACATGGGCTAAGGAGGTATCCTGACCGCAAAGCTGTCGTACGTCTTCAAAACTGACGTCCATCACCGCAATGAGGACATCAGGAGAAGTCGGTAGCAGAACCCTGGTAGGTAGAGAACATTTGCAACTAGCATCCTATTTCACCACTTCCTGAAACACCAGAATAACACGAGAAACGGGACTCGAGTGCATGGTGACGTCCAGGAGGTGGCAGCATATGGAGCGGCACGCCTCGGCGACGTTCCTCGTGGTGTGGTATGTCACAGTaggggctgggtgatatgaacTTGGACAGAATCACTGTATTCAACCACATGGTCCAAACAGAAGAAGCATCTTGCCAGCTCTTTTCTTGACACTTAAGTGTTCActaaagcctagttcacacgACACGATATTAAGTCAGATGTGAAAGTTGCAATCGGCGCTCGCCAATCAGCGGTCGATCGTTATGTGTGAGCTACTCCGTGAAGCATCGCCGATGCCAGGAAGATATCTGGAGCTGTCGTGCGACTCCACttcctgtggtgtgaaaagtgtcgtCGCTGGCAGTGATTGCAGTGACGAGAGCGTAAGGCCTGGGTGAGGTCACCGTGAGGACGCATAAAGTGGAGAAGCTTTTTAACACGATCCCTGCTGCCCGCGTGTGCTAACCCTTTCTTTCACCCggtttctttgtcttttcccttttggggtttcttcagcacaaaTCATCGCGCAAACAGCTCGTTTCTGTCCTACGTCCCTCTTcaatggggcagtggtggtttggcgggttactgatcggaaggtcgggggttcaagccccagcgctgccaagctgccactgttgggcccttgagcaagggccttaaccctctctgctccagggggcgctgtatcatggctgaccctgtgctctgaccccaacttcctgacatgctcgggtatgcgaagaaaacaatttcactgtacatATATGATCGATAAAGACTCGTTATAATTGAAAAGCTAGCTCAGTCAACCACCTCAGTTCTGCATCGCATCCTGCATATATCCAGGCTCGTAATGAGGGTCATTGAGAGACTCCAGCCCAAAGGCTATGCCCCACACTGGGCTTCTAGGGGACAGAAATAAACCCCATGGCATCATGCCATCCATGGTGCTGTGGCCAGCGCCATGGCTCTTCACCTGTAGTGAAGATGAGGACTTGCCATTTAATAGTTCTTGAATGAACAATAAGGAATCAGCCGATGAGGTGAACACAATTAGAAGAACAGCTTCTGTTAAGCATTGATAAAGCAACGCTGAGAACCGAGGTCTTGCCGGTGAATCTTCTCCAAACTCATTGTGAGACTGAACTCAGAGGGGGGGTGTGTTGTAGATGGGCTGTTCCATGGTGGGAGCACACAGGAGCCGGTTGTCCAATTAAGTAAGCATCCTGACGCCACTGACCATCTGGGAAAAAACACCCATGGAGACTGCAAGGCAGGACTTTGGATGGCAAAACTTATCGATGAGTTGGTGGGTATTCCGAGGCACTGGAAACAACGAGCACAAGACAAGGGAGGGTCTAAGttgaacagaacagaatccccCATGAAAACGGTAAAATGAAGACCTTGCACCATGAATAGCGAACTTTCAATCGACAGGTggaggtgtgcatcaggactgtgATCCTGCGGAGTTTTGGGATAAGGCGGGAAGACATGAAGCTTGCAGGACCGAAAATGCCATGTGGATTAACATGGGAGCATACTGGAAGCAActgatttatcctggtcagggtcactgtggtTTAAAATACTTTTCTATAATTTTAGGAATACAACCAGCTAACTTCACAGGATCCCATAGTGCTTTTACCACCATTTGCACCTTTGCTTACATTGGCTCctgatttcattttaaagtcaACCCCATCCAGCCTGCCACTCGGACGTAATATTTATTCGATAAACGAATATCTACACTGATTAAAAAG contains:
- the chrna4b gene encoding neuronal acetylcholine receptor subunit alpha-4b, giving the protein MHVCLFLSVCTPAPARGHAEERLLQVLFRRYNKLSRPVENISDVVLVHFGLSIAQLIDVDEKNQMMTTNVWVKQEWSDYKLRWNPEEFENVTSIRIPSELIWRPDIVLYNNADGDFAVTHLTKAQVFHDGRVKWKPPAIYKSSCNIDVTFFPFDQQNCKMKFGSWTYDRAKIDLVSMDSNVDQMDYWESGEWVIIDAVGKYNSKKYECCTEIYPDITYYFIIRRLPLFYTINLIIPCLLISCLTVLVFYLPSECAEKITLCISVLLSLTVFLLLITEIIPSTSLVIPLIGEYLLFTMIFVTLSIIITVFVLNVHHRSSRTHRMPHWVRQLFLHLVPRYLFMKRPPAAGKRNCRKLIEMMHRPMALQSIQQSNPTFTMPLDPGMVSAASSCAIQREAASKSPLFCSSPSSQYSILQEEPTQRNLTPGLTRAQVNPSSASSPSSSPDAPLGPLLQTLALSEVCEFQCHSAESVFVDSAEGTRETETLWHCHKHEETSIQTFFTADRGESTGACVRHKVRSTQISSPNCSKEPELDESDFPVSQSLLRALEGVQYIADHLRAEDSDFSVREDWKYVAMVIDRIFLWMFVLVCILGTAGLFLPPWLAGMI
- the zgpat gene encoding zinc finger CCCH-type with G patch domain-containing protein, which produces MDESSLEQAIETYTAQLQQVEAALTCGLGSSDQEDLLKLKEDLVQLIELTESSLVSVKKSQLLASLEDATTQESAPAETTQERPKDVSLDDEFTAFYSELSEGASEEAHGPKPDDDENENDEEEDISGTKVRAPYYTSWGTLEYHNAMVVCSEEPDGEEARVRVFYVHPTQKSMKPCEFFLEGKCRFMDSCRFSHGEVVLVSELRDFLEADLTNMQQGSSCLAKHEDGIWYPAKITEIDGGFYTVKFDSSLLKEAVLEADCLIPPLRQDEISSSSSDSEDDLEQCDGGYAKVFGSGKEEGTVTANSGEFCGWEAHTRGIGSKLMLKMGYELGKGLGKTLSGRVEPVQAVVLPKGRSLDQCAEFTQRKTRAAVAKNSPALSKRKRKRKRASTSTRRDVFDFLNSKLGDDSTRSASAPSCSVSGVEVYQAGKSTKRSLNVQLFQTSERMSQVEREIQRLTDSLSRRNGRDAAVISHVEEKLSASRKLLQQLKAQEQSIQRAQKKADTHKKMTEF